The DNA window TTTTTCTAAGCCTATCATGTAATATGGCAGTATCTTTAGCGAGATTTTCATAATAATCTACTATGTAATTAAGACTACCAAGAAATCCTTGTAATTGTTTCTCATCTGTAATAATATTGGAGAATTTTGAAGCAAATTAAATACTTCTTTGTATAGAAATTATTGTTCCTTGGTCAATTTCATGACCTAAAGGTCTAACTTTTGTTTGAAAAAGTTTCATCTTAGGAGCAGATATAACTAATccattatgttttattaatcctttaaatatttttaaatgtttaacATGTTGATCTATAGTTTTAGCAAAACTAAGACATCAtctatgtaaataattataaattctgTATAAGGATTAACAATATCATtcttaatattttgaaattcagaAGGGGCATTTTTAAAGCCTAAAGGAAGGACATTCCATTCATAATGTCCAAAAGGCACAGTAAAGGTTGTTTTATACTTATAAGATTCATTAATATGAATTTACCAATAACCTGATTTCATATCAAACTTAGAGAAGATTAAAGCATTGTTTAATCTATCTAAAAGGTCTTTTTTATTAGGAATAGGATAACTAATCCATCTTTACACCTTGGTGAGAGGCTTGTAATTAATAACAAGTCTAGGGACTCTATGCCACGTTCTTTTTCAGCAGCATTGTTGACATAAAAAGCTGTGCAACTCCAAGGAGATTTATATTTTCTGATTAATTTTTTCTCTAAAAGAGATTATATATCTTTTTTGCATAACTCCAAATACCCATGGTTCATTTGAGCAGGACTAGCTTTGGTGGGAATATGACTTTCATTAAAGTCATCAAGATAAGGTAAAGAAATAACATGTTTCTTTCTATCCTTATCCCAAAAAGCATTTGGTAAATCATTGCACACTTCATTTTTAAATTGTCGCTCAATCAATTTGATTTATTCttttatctcatttttattaagtttttcatcaatatttaataaactaacttCCTCTTTAAGAAAACctaattgtttttctttatttaagaGAATACTTTTAACTTCATTAAGCATTTTAATATGAGGGTCAGTAATAAATTCAAAAGTGACATTTTTACCATTAATTATGGTAGTGATGCCTTTAGTGTCAACATTAATTAAATGCATAATGCTATTCAAAAAAGAAGTTCCAAGAATAACTCTATGAGTCATGTTTTTAAATAAGATGAAATGGGTAGGTAAACAAATATCTTGATTACAAACTTATGTATTAGGTAATTTATAATTAACCGTTAATTTGTCACCACTAGCTTGAGCAAGGGTTTGAGTGGTTTTGGTATAATACTTGGTAGGAACAATTCCTTCTTGTAGACAATTAAGTTCAGCGCCACTATCAATAAGGGCAActtcattttctaaaataaacGTTCTGTTAATAACTAAAGTTATTCTAACaaaccattttttaaaaattactctatcaataaaattaagaaaCCTATCATTAGTAGAAGGACTGCTAGTAGAAGATATTTCTTCAACTTTAAGGTTACCTGTTTCAATTAGGAGACCCTTTGAGATAATTTTTGATTATCTTTCTTTTTTTGAGTAATTTCAGATTTCAAAAGATTAATTTCTCTATGTAAATCAGTAAGGAAAACAGGAGTTTCATGGATATTGGATTGTTGAAATCTGGATAAAACCTCACTTAATTGGTAAGGagattcaataataataataggagattcttttttagaattttcttgaattaaaaCTTCAAGAATTTTTCTTTTAAGATTATTATCAGAGATAGGCTCAATAGCCTTTATGGCTTCATCTTGTTATGTAGTAAGAACATTAAGACCGTTCATGTCAACAATAGACTTCCAGTAATCTATTTGATTGCATTGACAATTATTATTGTCAGAATTATCAGAGGaataatctgatgatgattcataGATCATGTCAATATCTTCATTAGAAGAATTAGTCTTTGAGTCAGACTTAAGTAAACAAACTTTCTCAAGTTGAAAGCGTAATTGTTCATCCTCAATTTCATTGAGAGCTTTCTTTGTCCAACATTGGTTTGCATCATAACCAGCTTTACCATATTTGTGATAACATACATCTAGCATTTTagcttttatttttcctttataattaaaAGTCTTATCTTTTGGTCTACCTTTATTAAAGTGACTCCTTTTCGTATTCTTCTTAtaagaatttttataaatatccttattatttttatgaggTTTATTCCTGAAGATTTTTCCTTTCTTCCTTTTATTCTCTGAAGATCTTCCAAGATCAAAGACAAACTGGTCGCAGAATTCACCCATTTGGTGTTTTTTCAGAAAGTTTATGTTTCTTAAGCTGATTTCTAAGCTTAATATTATTACATAAGGTTAATCCTTCATTAACACAAGTGCTAATAATTTGACCATAAGTAAGATCAGGGTAATTAATATTTATCCCATCATTTTTACTTCTTAAAGAATGCCTAACCTTTTCAGAAAAGAAATGGGGTATACCATCAATAAATCTGGCTTTCTAGTGGATAGAATTAAGGTTGTTTAATTGGTAAACTCTAGACAAAAAGGTATCTTTATACCATCTAAAATATGTAAGTGAAGGACATCTTAGATTCTAAATTAGAGTTTGAATTTTTTCTCCAATAGGGATATTGGTTCCAACaaaatgttgaaggatagaaagcTTAGTGTATAAACTGCATCATCTTCACCTGTGGTGGCAATACCACTTGATCCGATTCCAGGAGCTTCGGTCTTAACCATTTTCTTATGGTGaagaatattttttttctgaCTTTCAGTGAGATAATGACCCCACCAACCTCTTAATTGACCAACAAATCTAGTTGTTATGAAGGAGGCAATATTTTTGTCGGAATTTCCGTGCTGTTTTTAAACAGttgaatacataattattttttgtATTGTATCCACGATTTGCTTGTTATTTAATCCATAAATATTCCATTCATAAATGACTTTTGCAGAATACGAATTTTGGAAGGGTTCAGATTCCTCAAAAAGTAAATATTGAGGAGAGGGACTCTTATAATAGTATTTTTCTAAGGGTTTAGAGTTATTAACAGGGTTTATCTCAATAGTATTTTGATTACTAATGTCTAAGTCAGCAAACATATTTGCTAAATCATTAAtgtcttcttcattggaagagtcTTTATTAGACATAACAGTTAAATGTAAATCTTTAAGTTTTTTCTTAAGAATACGGACAAACTCATCACCGCTGGTTTCCATTTTAAATCCTTCTATAGGAATTAGAGGTTGAATTAAAGGAACATATGAAATATTAGATGTAGAAGCTTGTTCCTGGGGTTTAGGCTTATTAACaaggtcaataataattttttgacgAGCTATTTGTTTGTTTAAAAGGTCTTTTATGGATACAAGTTCTTTTCTAGAGAAATAAATTGTTCTCCTAGATAAACAAGGTAGCACTTGGTATAATTGTTGGATCTAATTATGGAATTTAACTCCTTAAGAGTAATATGATTTTGTTCAACCTTTTGTAATTGAAGGGTGAGATATGGTGTAACTTCTGTATGAGAAACCAAACTTATTGTCTATTCTAGGGGAAAAGGAGATTCCATTTTTTCTCCTTGGAAATTTTTTCAAGAATTTTGTAGGACTAACAGTTCGTCTTGTTTCATGAAAAACAATTCTTTTTGTTTACTTATAAAGTAACTAATGAACCATTTGACAATGGGAATGAAATTTTGGTTCATATACATTTTAGTATAGTACTCATCTTTAAAACTTGCTAACACATGAgccgaaaaagttttaaaaaatttgaagtttatattttgaatttaaaactaggcaacacttcgtgaagtgttgcagtagacggtttttattttgaattctGAAATAGGCAACACTTTGTAAAGTGTTGTAGAATGCGAAACAATACAACATTTGAAAACGGTTGTTGTAGGCGAAACAGTGCAAGATTTAAAAAGTGTTGTTGTAGCCGAAATAATGCAACACTTAGCAAAAGTGTTGCTGAAAGTGTATGTTTCATCATGCAACCTTATGAAACAACGCCAGTTTAACCTTTAAATTGAGCATTTCGGATTCAGAAAAACACATGACAAAAAACATACATCATTTTCACTAAATTTCAGACACTCTTTGCTACGTTCGAGTTTTCGTCGATATTGCACAAACTCGATTACGGTTTAATTATCCTATCTATTTCTgcattccaactctaagacatattaagaatgcttgaaatacttttagaAAAGTGATTCTATTCACGCTTTTTCCTCattctatttaatttaaattcatttttctAACACTAATTACATTattgagattttttattttattttaaggaataactcttttctttttttagccAAATAGATTATTAGTGTACTATACTATGTTTTAGATCACTCATAAACTATATAaatctaattattattattatacaaatCAAACTATTattataagagagagagagagagaaccttATTTTGTGGAAGTAAGTGAGGCATTCTAGAGTGTTTAGGAAGCGTTGTCATAGAAAACCTATCAGCCCGATCAAGCTTTTGTTCTTCACTCACAACATTTCCTTGTCCAAATCCCTCCATATGTTGTCCAGTTTGCCAAAACTTTTTCTTTTCAGACATTGGAAGGTTGAAGAATTCATGAATCTCCAACTCTACTGTCTCCACTAAGGAAGAACTAACATCATGATTTACCACCTACAATAATTaagaattaataataaataatttaatttaactgATCATATGTGATAGTTCAGTTAAATAATTGCAAACTGTTATTCTAGGATTCAATTTCTATCcgaaacatatatatatatatatatatatatatatatatatatatatatatatatatgtgtgtaaataaattgttgatttttataaaacatcttttataaacaaaaattgtGATAGAGAAAAGTGACCTGGAAGAATCCCCAATCTTTGCATGCAAGGTGAAGCTTAGCCAATTCTTCACTCCCAAATTCTAAAGAAAGCAATTTCTTCATATTAATAACTGGAATTTCAAGTATACCATCATCAGTTTCATTGATGACAAATTCTTCAAGTTGAGATTGAATATATCTTGCTGGAACTGCTGAAATATTGTTCTTGGCCAACTCTTGAACTGATGGTACAAGAAGAGATGTTCCAGAGAAATTCTTTATCTCTTCCATGGATTATTATCTGTCTATATCTATTATCACTAAACAGGTCAGAAGTGATGGCTCATTTAATTATTTAGAGGATGGTATTTATAAGTATTTTTTTCTCCTTTTACAATTATTTTAGAAAAACTTATGTAAAATAGTTTAGTGGACCACTTATTAGCGGTGAGTATAGAAACATGAACCTcttttttcattgtttttttcttcatttctttATCGTAACCACCGAATCAATTTTTTCTCGAAAGTtgaacaaaatcaatacaaaataCTTGTACTGAACTACTGATATGAATAGCTTACACCATAATCCGACAATTAGATTAACTTGATATTTTTCTCTACTATGCTTCCATTAATTAGATTTTCTACCcttaaataaatgtttttttattatgttttctcgcgaaatttatatatattatacaaTGATTGTAATTTCTCTAAATTCTTCTttatcttcttcatcaaacccacGTCTTCAATTTTTATACTCCAATTTTTTCCAAACTCACATCTaagttaattaattcaattttaaattagtgttgttgttatttataatttatagttATGCTCATAAATTTCCACTTTTAACTTCAAAAGAATTTTTTTGACAAAACGTCTCAAACAATTTCTCAACAAAATGTCAGATCTGACCGAACCTCTCAAACAATTTCTCAATAAAATGGCAGATCTGACCGAACTCTCGTAACCATAACACAATGGAAATCATAATGCTCACACCAATACATTCGAGAACGGCTTGCGTGTGATGGTGAGCATGAAAGTCAGAGTTGTCTCAAACTTTTGAGAGGCCCAGTGTAAGAAGTTGAAGTTATCTTCAGTTGAATCCTGAAAAAAAATTCAGGGGTCCTATTTAAGCGTAAACTAGCAATGAAATACATAATTGGAGGCCCTTTTTGTTATAGCTTAAACATGaaaaaatttgaggccctgtgATGTAGGTCGCCTTGCACACCCTCAAAGACGGTCCTGATGAAAGTACTAACTTAAATTGTGACCTCTACTCTTATAGGGCGGCGTATGGACAGTTCTAGCTGTATTTGTTATGTACCATTCCTACTATGATCGTTGGGAACTTTACATTTTTACTTTGTATTTTCAATTCTACCCTCTAACGGATCTATCCTTCTCTATAAAGGAAGTcattggaagaatttgaaatcaacgAATCAGTTATACAAAACTACACTAAAGCGTTGCACAAACTCTTTCAGAGAAAacctttgtatagttttgtatttttagcaaggagcttttgttcgtatcttgcttttcaacacttttgtgttgttgtacttaaacattgtgtaatctGTTTATTATAAGCATCTTTGTTAACACATATTTGTAATCAACGGTGGTTGATAGATGATAACACGGAAATATATCGTATATTTGATTCGATTAacataaattatgtctttattttatattaattatattattttattttagtattatgctggtatttttattttatttcaggtaTTCAATTTTTCCCGAGTTCGATTAAAAAGAAGTTAAATAAAGTATTTTCGAAGGATTATTCAGTGAAGAAATGAAGAAATACAAAAGCCCAATTGGAAGCCCATTATTCAttaaagaaaagaagagaaaaacaaaataaaaaaaataaagaaaaggaagtGGAGGCGCCCACCCTCTAGCCAAGGGGCCCCCCCACTCTACTTGCCTAAGATGGAatatgaagaagagaaaaaaatgggATGTCCGTCCCTCCCTCGGTGGCCCCCGCCCCTAAgctattgtgaagaaaaagaaaaaaaagaaaaaaagaaaagaggctCCCGTCCCTTGTGCTTGTGGCTCCCGCCACAAGCGTTCTTTTAGACTTTTTCTCCAGAAACTCTACACGTTCTCAACAACATTTACACCTTCAAGCGCCGATTCTTCAGGAAAACGGGTTCTGCCTCCCCTAAATTCTCTCAAGGCAGTTTACGAAGATGACTTATAAAAAGGAACCGAAAGAACATTTGGGGGTCGACCGTTTTTACTCAGATTTTGATTAGAGTTCAGGGCAAGTTTCATTCACGATGTAAACGGAATAGTTCTCCTCATCGAGGACTATTTCTAATATAGTCTTGGGATTTATTTCTGCATTTATTTACATTTTGGATTTCAGTCAGCCAATATATTACAATTCCAGTTTCCGATTAATTACAGGTTCATTTACTTTTACAACAATTTAATTTCttgcttttattttcattttctgccatttatatttatgttttatctttCAGATATTGTTATCATTTTATGCTATTACCATTTCTTTCTTCAAACACCGTTTCAAATTACATTAGACTATTTATCATGTTTTTGTTTAATCTAAAAACCCAAATTTGCTTATTTATTTCTGTTAGTATGTCTAGCTAATTTGTTTTGAGTCTGGTGTATGAGGACCGTCGTTACCGACGGGTCTCGTAGAAAATAATAGGTGCGAACTTATGTTTAAAATgttgttttggttttaatttctAAGTCTAATTTAAATAGCTTTTTCACGAGAGTGAGAGGTTATTTGACACGATTTTGTCACAAGAGTGAGAAATCAATTAAGGTTAGAGTCGGCTTTGCAAGAGCGTGGGGATCGAATCAGATAGTGGAAATTAGGCAACAAatttaaatacagcgagagcgctttagatGCGTTTAGGATATTATTGGCTTTCAAAATATATATCTTAGTTACCAAGCGAGCGAGAGCAAAATCTTGGGATTAGGAAGTATGAATTTAGTTAATACCGCGAGAGCGTGAGGCGGAGTCTTTAAGTTGGTATATTCTATAGAACTAAGTTATAGTCGTAATTAGTACCTGTTTTCTATAAGTCCTTCAGGAACGCGGAAATCATATTCTGGCCtcgttttaatattattttctagtttaatttagttttacCTTTAGTTCCCCCTTAATTAAatattcattagccttagctttacaaagcaaCGATAGATTATAGTAGGTTGATATTGGTCTCTAtgggttcgacaatcttttatattactttgaTATTTCCGTACACTTGCGGAcgcatcaagtttttggcgccgttgccagggACCAACAGTCAATATTGTTATCCGTTGTTGCACCATATAAAGTAAGGcattactttaaaaaaattaacaaattccTATAATCCTAGGTAGATGGATTACCCAAATTTTATCTACAACCCCGACTCCTAGTATTTCGAGGAATCTCAAGAACCTTATAAATCCGACCTCGAGATACTAATGGAGAATTTCAATACGTCACTAACTCCTTCTCACCCAAATTACTCATGCAATTACCAATCACAACATTTTGAGGAATCACAAGAATCCCATAAATCTAATCTCGAAATACTAATGGGGGATTTCAGCGCGACACTaactcattctcacccaaatCATCACTCGCAATATTTTGAGGAACCGCAACAAgtccataaatccgacctcgaaatatttttggagaatttcaatgctgcGTCACTACCTGATTCTCACCCAAATCATCTCTTCAaccaccaatcccaacattttgaggagtcgcaagaattCCATATTTCAAACCTCGATACACTTATTGAGGATTTCAATGCGACACTAACTTATCCTCAATTGAATTTCCTCTACAATCACCACACCCAACATTTCGAGGAGTCACAAGAATCCTATAAATTCGACCTTGAAATATCTATGATGACGGAGCTTTCTGTGGAAATACAAAATGTGACGCTAACCCACTTTGAAGAACCACAAGAATCCCGTAATTTCAACTTCGAagcatcaatggaggattccgatGAGGTGCTAAATCACTCTAGGTTAGAATCTATGATGGatcactttgtagagacacaaactaTCCAAAATGAAGAGTTCAGCAAACAAAGTATCCATGctaatgaaacccttaggcagctGAACACTATGGTCGAGTCCTtagcgactcacaacatggcctTGGAGAGTCAAATATCCCAGCTTGAACAAAACCCTCCGGGAACCTTCCCAGAGGAGCAAGTGGATGTTGTAACAACCAAtagtgaaaaacaaattgaaaatcccgaggagagtgataatgaggtTGAGGATAGCGACAATATGGTTGAGGAGAGTTCTGACGAGAAAAGAgtagagattgagaaaaatccaccaacaccatccaaaagggaggttgtagaagaggaagagaaggaaACACCTATTGTTGTTCCTCCTCCCTATACCCCGCTGATTCCTTTCTCGCAAAGTTTTATAGAAGCTACGATAAACTAACAATCGAAGATGTATGtggaggtattggaaaatatccacactaatacacccttgtttgaagtcttgcataaaaagagaaggTTAGAGGACCATGAAACTAGGGATATCATTACTagtaagagggtaaggttaacctttgaggtggtggataaaaTCACTAATCCTAAACTTGAAAAGTTgatacttaggatagatccaAAACCACCACCACAAGTTTACAAGAGTGAACCACCCCAcaggagaaagaaaagaaaatgtgagggatatgtgagatggcttgataagtggccatggaaagcGAAGATTATTAAAGGTTCAatcgaggagtcattctcgagagaaccaccttgagtgcttgcactcctAAGCCGTCGAGCCatcgacattaaacaaagcgctgcgtgggaggcaacccacaagctttcaatttaatgttttccttttattgtttgaacttgcagaaaataaaaatatggatcGGTTGTCACGTCTCGACCATATCTAGGTGAAAAATCTATAGATGATCATCTAAAAAATGATCCGGTCTTCACGCATATTCCTACGAATGTTGCTGTTGGTGGTGACACCGTTGATGAGTATGATAGGAGAAtgtatttcctccggacgcggagcagATTTGGTTGTGATAGCCTGTCAATAGCATCCATACAGGTTTTGTCTTTCCTTTATCCACCTTCTctcaaaacattgaggacaacgtttggtttaagtgtgggggaggaacaTTATCGCTTCCTATTTATCGCTTTCtagtttaatttatttgtttagtTTATTGCATGTGTTGTCAAGTTTTTATACGCAATTTTCAGTTGCTATTGAATTTCcccgaaattttaaaattttgacctCCCACCAAATTTTTCCTTTTTGATGCAAGGCgcacacactctgaaagtatataaGTTTTCACTTTAGGCTATGTTAGAGAGACTTGGGAAAGCTTTGATAAAATCGATACCGTTTTGACACCCCAAAACCCCCTAAGTATGTGAACCAATTTGAGTACCTATTATGCAGAAACCTTAAGTTTGAGTTTTAAATTAACCcgagtagtttatattagcagtcggcaccatcttaagcacaaaatacgtagagagtcgatgaatataagtgaatgatccaaaaattttaaaaatttcatgctttaataaaattgaaaacaGAGAATGCACCAATTAGTTaagtgaccctcacccggtcacttaacccaacgattgtggaacctacaaaaatacaataaagaacctaTTGACAGTTGGTTCAGAGGTgcctggtgctgaacttggtagggcggaCTACGGTCCGAACCCCCACAACTTGCAATAGGGTAAATAATAGGGGTTACCAAACTTATGTACCAGAATCCCGTGCCAAAGAATCAAAATCACTAACCGACTAATCTACTATGTGCATGCAAggataaagggcttaatgtgattgcgctcgaATGAAAGTGGGTGAAATAAAGCAAAAGaaataggttgagttataatagAATGATTCGTACTGGTTTGCATATGGTTGGAGTTTTTGATTGCGTATTGTGATTTCGTGTCATTACGATGTTTTTGGTGTTGACGTTTAGTACCTATCGATCTAACATTAGCCTAGCAATCGCGTACGACTATGAGTCGTTTCGTGCCTTGTTTCAAAAACCGCACTTAATCATTCTGTTACCGTGTTGGTTAATTGTTTGAGGaaaagcaatggtttaagtgtgggggaatttgataacacagAAATATATCGTATATTTGATTCGATTAacataaattatgtctttattttatattaattatattattttattttagtattatgctggtatttttattttatttcaggtaTTCAGTTTTTCCCGAGTTCGATTAAAAAGAAGTTAAATAAAGTATTTTCGAAAGACTATTCGGTGAAGAAATACGAAAGCCCGATTGGAAGcccattatttattaaaaaaaagaagagaagaaaaaataaaaataaaaataaagaaaaggaagtGGGGGCGCCCACCCTCTAGCCAACGGGCCCCCACCCCACGTGCCTAAGATGAAATATGATGAGAAGAAAAAAAGGGACGTTCGTCCCTCCCTTGGTAGCCCCCGCCCCTAAgctattgtgaagaaaaagaaagaaaaaaaaaggggcGCCCGTCCCTTGTGCTTGTGGCCCCCGCCACAAGCGTTCTTTTAGGCTTTTTCTCTAGAAACTCCACACGTTCTCAACAACATTTCCACGTTCAAGCAccgttttagatttttttttctctcAACCGAACTCTCAGCTTGAACGATTCTTCAGGGAAATGGGTTCCACCTCCTCTAAATTCTCTCAAGGCAGTTTACGAAGATGACTTATAAAAAGGAACCGAAAGAACATTTGGGGGTCAGCCGTTTTTACCCAGATTTTGGTTAGAGTTCAGAGCAAGTATCATTCATGATGTAAACGGAATAGTTCTCATCATCGGGACTATTCCTAATATAGTCTTAGGATTTATTTCTGCATTTATTTACATTTTGGATTTTAGTCAGCCTGTATATTACAATTCTAGTTTCCGATTAATTACAGGTTCATTTACTTTTACAGCAATTTAATTTcttgcttttattttctttttctgccatttatatttgtgttttatCTTTCAGTTATTGTTATCATTTTAAGCGGTTACCATTTCTTTCTTCAAACACCGCTTCAAATTACATTAGACTATTTCTCATGTTTCTGTTTAATCTAAAAACCCAAATTTGCTTATTTCTTTCTGTTAGTATGTTTAGCCAATTTGTTTTGAGTCCGGTGTATGACGTATGtcgttgttaggtgccaaattgtgttaatatttagtttaattaatggcacctttcgaccgtttttatcggatattcgtacaattccctgaagttttagataattatttataatttataattttaagctttcttttatttgataatatgtgttttagtggtgatcttgtaggttttagccatttTTTGGAAGTTTGGAGCTTATTTTGGCCTTCATTGGAGAGTGCTAGGCAGAagatagcgcgcgtcgcgcggagatctgggcgcgtcgcgccctgggcaagatattagAGCTTCCAAACCAGAGAGCTGCGCGCGTCGGGCGCATTGGCGGTTTATATTccttaagtgtattggcgcgaagcgcgctggagggcgcgacgcgccctggacagaaaactgttttactatataaagagtaattctgatATTTGACCTTCTTCTTGATTTCTTAAGAGCTCTTAGAACCCTAACTACTGTAGCAAGTGAAGAATtggagattcgaagctttgatcgtcgattaatcgccgtagatgcttgttgatcttcatcctttccttcttgagcaagctaccattttcatggatagctaaatctcttttgtatcaagataagatgtaatcttcctagcctttgttatgtttttcttgtgaatatactatgtatgaacaagtgatgatcaatatagatggtttagtttgttcattaaagcttttctttggtataagtgtttgagacatcaatgtttgtatctagacttaactttatcatctatcaaactataaattgcagacatggatttagcgtttgatgtttacttagtatcggttttaaaaacgTTAttcgtattgtttaaacggtggagaaatcgtcggttaaacaatacggtaaatctaactatatcgttgcggacacggacgatataggcgtcgatacgtaattatattgatcgttaccgagttcatatacatatatttataaggagacatacaaatttaggttgatgaaatcaaatcttgatacattgtctttaacttagaactttcattaatttactctttgctactaaattgattgaatgaacttttgcaaactcaaaactaaagtaacattaactcaagacaaaataggctatagaacggcggtgatatcgcaataatccctatGGATACGATATaagcgaaaagtacaccacaatactctttcaacaaaatggcgccgttgtcggggattgttgtttagatattgcaagcatttcaatagtttgttttgtattgagtcttataattaatatcttgtttctaaatttattttccttgtgtttgttaatttgcttggttagtttttcagattacagtttatgcgaggacgtatacc is part of the Vicia villosa cultivar HV-30 ecotype Madison, WI linkage group LG2, Vvil1.0, whole genome shotgun sequence genome and encodes:
- the LOC131653372 gene encoding protein SRG1-like isoform X2; protein product: MEEIKNFSGTSLLVPSVQELAKNNISAVPARYIQSQLEEFVINETDDGILEIPVINMKKLLSLEFGSEELAKLHLACKDWGFFQVVNHDVSSSLVETVELEIHEFFNLPMSEKKKFWQTGQHMEGFGQGNVVSEEQKLDRADRFSMTTLPKHSRMPHLLPQNKGKNDDPI
- the LOC131653372 gene encoding protein SRG1-like isoform X1; this encodes MEEIKNFSGTSLLVPSVQELAKNNISAVPARYIQSQLEEFVINETDDGILEIPVINMKKLLSLEFGSEELAKLHLACKDWGFFQVVNHDVSSSLVETVELEIHEFFNLPMSEKKKFWQTGQHMEGFGQGNVVSEEQKLDRADRFSMTTLPKHSRMPHLLPQNKFYSFKLFSEKTVLGCLQTSSSNQTSFNGVFFKCSPTSSEASETYVNGEPRIHTKSEYCGGTRHLRFSGNHPF